One part of the Phacochoerus africanus isolate WHEZ1 chromosome 7, ROS_Pafr_v1, whole genome shotgun sequence genome encodes these proteins:
- the ARSA gene encoding arylsulfatase A has product MVALWALTLALASGLAATSPPNIVLIFADDLGYGDLGSYGHPSSTTPNLDQLAAGGLRFTDFYVPVSLCTPSRAALLTGRLPVRMGLYPGVLEPSSRGGLPLEEVTLAEVLAARGYLTGMAGKWHLGVGPEGAFLPPHQGFHRFLGIPYSHDQGPCQNLTCFPPSTPCDGSCDQGLVPVPLLANLSVEAQPPWLPGLEARYVAFARDLMADAQRQGRPFFLYYASHHTHYPQFSGQSFSGHSGRGPFGDSLMELDAAVGALMTAVGDLGLLGETLVIFTADNGPETMRMSHGGCSGLLRCGKGTTFEGGVREPALAFWPGHIAPGVTHELASSLDLLPTLAALAGAPLPNVTLDGVDLSPLLLGTGKSPRRTLFFYPAYPDEVRGVFAVRSGKYKAHFFTQGSIHSDTTADPACHASSPLTAHEPPLLFDLSEDPGENYNLLGGVAEVAPEVLQVLKQLQLLKAQFDAAVTFSPSQIAQGEDPALQICCQPSCTPRPSCCHCPELQP; this is encoded by the exons ATGGTGGCTCTGTGGGCCCTCACTCTGGCCTTGGCCTCAGGCCTGGCTGCTACCAGCCCACCTAACATCGTGCTGATCTTTGCTGATGACCTGGGCTACGGAGACCTGGGCTCCTACGGGCACCCCAGTTCCACCACCCCCAATCTGGACCAGCTGGCCGCAGGGGGTCTGCGGTTCACCGACTTCTATGTGCCGGTGTCTCTGTGCACACCCTCCCG GGCTGCCCTCCTGACCGGCCGACTCCCAGTTCGGATGGGCCTGTACCCTGGCGTTCTGGAACCCAGCTCCCGAGGGGGCCTgcccctggaggaggtgaccctGGCTGAGGTCCTTGCTGCCCGAGGCTACCTCACAGGGATGGCTGGCAAGTGGCAccttggggtggggcctgaggggGCCTTTCTGCCCCCCCACCAGGGCTTCCATCGATTCCTGGGCATCCCATACTCCCATGACCAG GGCCCCTGCCAGAACCTGACCTGCTTCCCACCGTCCACCCCCTGCGACGGCAGCTGTGACCAGGGCCTAGTCCCTGTCCCGCTGTTGGCCAACCTGTCGGTGGAGGCGCAGCCCCCTTGGCTGCCTGGACTTGAGGCCCGCTACGTGGCCTTCGCCCGTGACCTCATGGCTGATGCCCAGCGCCAGGGCCGCCCATTCTTCCTGTACTACGCCTCCCAT CACACCCACTACCCCCAGTTCAGTGGGCAGAGCTTTTCGGGGCACTCAGGCCGAGGGCCATTTGGGGACTCCTTGATGGAGCTGGATGCAGCTGTGGGGGCCCTGATGACAGCTGTGGGGGACCTGGGGCTGCTCGGAGAGACACTGGTCATCTTCACTGCAGACAACGG ACCCGAGACGATGCGGATGTCCCATGGCGGCTGCTCCGGCCTCCTGCGATGCGGAAAGGGAACCACTTTTGAGGGAGGTGTCCGAGAGCCTGCCTTGGCTTTCTGGCCAGGCCACATTGCTCCTG GTGTGACCCACGAGCTGGCCAGCTCCCTAGACCTACTGCCCACCCTGGCGGCCCTGGCCGGGGCCCCGCTCCCCAATGTCACCCTAGATGGCGTTGACCTCAGCCCCCTGCTGTTGGGTACAGGCAAG AGTCCCCGGCGGACGCTCTTCTTCTACCCGGCCTACCCAGATGAGGTCCGAGGCGTCTTTGCTGTGCGCAGCGGGAAGTACAAGGCGCATTTCTTCACCCAGG gctctaTCCACAGCGACACCACTGCGGACCCTGCATGCCACGCCTCTAGTCCTCTGACTGCCCATGAGCCCCCGCTGCTCTTTGACCTGTCTGAGGACCCGGGTGAGAACTACAACCTTCTGGGGGGTGTGGCTGAGGTTGCCCCAGAGGTGCTGCAGGTGCTGAAGCAACTTCAGCTGCTCAAGGCTCAGTTTGATGCTGCCGTGACCTTCAGCCCCAGCCAGATAGCCCAGGGTGAGGACCCTGCCCTGCAGATCTGCTGTCAACCCAGCTGCACCCCGAGGCCATCCTGCTGCCACTGCCCTGAGCTCCAGCCCTGA